Proteins encoded together in one Cryptococcus deuterogattii R265 chromosome 13, complete sequence window:
- a CDS encoding transcription initiation factor TFIIA large subunit codes for MSNKVVPEIYRAVIDDVVSSVKVDFEEYGMEEEILMHLQQKWEAKLLETRVADFARAGSSSKSPSPTLESKPEPSSPPAGPSNSQSADMFPFPRQGQVQGSSAAMPGAPGVGAVGTNGFVNGGVQVPGGQQGEIRVKMDPDELMRLRGGAAEDGHKPEPNAAGLLPGDDVIDSDLDDSDDELRGDVDGGEDDNDVDIVFCVYDKVQRVKNKWKTVFKDGMIHLNGKDYLFAKCNGEFEW; via the exons AT GTCAAACAAGGTCGTC CCAGAGATATATCGCGCTGTCATCGACGATGTTGTATCAAGTGTAAAAGTGGACTTTGAAGAGTATggaatggaggaagaaattCTGATGCACCTCCAACAA AAATGGGAAGCCAAGCTGCTCGAAACACGAGTTGCCGACTTTGCTCGTGCCGGTTCATCCTCTAAATCCCCGTCCCCAACTCTTGAATCAAAGCCCGAGCCCTCTTCGCCTCCCGCTGGACCTTCAAATTCCCAATCGGCCGATATGTTCCCATTCCCTCGACAGGGGCAAGTCCAAGGCTCGAGTGCTGCCATGCCTGGTGCTCCTGGAGTAGGTGCTGTGGGCACAAACGGGTTTGTCAATGGTGGAGTGCAAGTGCCTGGTGGGCAACAGGGTGAGATCAgggtgaagatggaccCAGACGAGCTTATGCGGTTAAGAGGCGGAGCG GCTGAGGATGGTCACAAACCGGAACCAAATGCTGCAGGCTTACTGCCTGGAGACGACGTTATTGATTCTGATTTAGATGACTCGGACGATGAGCTTAGGGGTGATGTCGACGGTGGTGAGGACGACAATGACGTTGATATCGTTTTCTGTGTGTATGACAAG GTCCAAAGAGTAAAGAACAAGTGGAAGACAGTGTTCAAAGACGGAATGATACATCTTAATGGGAAAGATTATCTTTTCGCCAAATGTAATGG AGAATTCGAATGGTAA
- a CDS encoding beta-transducin repeat containing protein — MLSTKRQISPGSGDPSSEPPSALPSRLKTKQNVPSSWSPNTTASNRRRLGGLFADLGMPVCGSPLKAAPAGAESTPTKFGQRSGLMGTLSSPITSFADRLAVLSMVANGEIDSEESPVKRKSKSKQVEGGKECFADNEDAAYERKRDIEEGLKFEHLPDDLILEILLRLPPTPQALSPISSVSKRFYNLSRAPILWARIFNDAGYASQLSREVLERGLGVWEGPKGQWEGLTWVPEAQGAIHETEEEVPSEYVPVHYPTLYRTAYTLPQHIRSLLPAHRASFSALSSHTESIYCVQSVGDWLITGSRDRSIKIWRLPLVNNDEEAKLVTTVPNAHNGSILGLCFELDDKERGLVLTSSSDCTASIWSLDLSPYSQRKSVAVNKLQTLLHPLAVLDVALTPSSIVTASKDCHVRVYSRDSFELVHLLAGHRGPVNCVTPRKVDWMVSREKGERREEVVSASGDGSWIVWDIKNGCQLRKGADIGRGLACVAWEDDYILTGDNECLVKLYDAETCELLKVFQGHSNLVRAVALRVRDGMAISGSYDESVMIWDLHTGHLIKRPTLEHHSLIFDLEMSCKRLILVGHGHSVQVLTWGKGLPYIDFFV; from the exons ATGCTTTCCACAAAACGGCAAATTTCTCCAGGCTCCGGAGATCCTTCGTCAGAGCCACCCTCCGCACTTCCCTCACGCCTCAAAACCAAGCAAAATGtgccatcttcttggtcACCAAATACGACAGCTTCGAACCGCCGAAGGCTTGGGGGACTCTTTGCTGATCTGGGTATGCCGGTATGCGGCTCTCCCCTGAAAGCAGCTCCAGCTGGAGCGGAGTCCACTCCCACAAAATTCGGGCAAAGGTCGGGGCTGATGGGGACATTGTCGTCTCCTATAACATCTTTTGCTGACCGGCTTGCCGTACTTTCGATGGTCGCCAACGGTGAGATCGATTCAGAGGAGTCTCCTGTCAAGCGAAAGAGCAAATCAAAGCAGGTCGAGGGCGGCAAGGAGTGTTTTGCAGACAATGAGGATGCTGCTTATGAAAGAAAACGAGATATTGAAGAAGGTTTGAAGTTTGAACATTTGCCTGACGACCT TATCTTGGAAATTCTTCTCCGCCTACCACCAACACCACAAGCACTTTCACCAATCTCTAGCGTATCAAAACGCTTCTACAACCTCTCCCGCGCACCTATACTCTGGGCACGAATATTCAACGATGCTGGTTATGCATCTCAATTGTCCAGGGAGGTACTGGAAAGAGGTTTAGGTGTATGGGAAGGGCCCAAGGGGCAATGGGAGGGATTAACATGGGTCCCCGAAGCTCAAGGTGCCATCCATgagactgaagaagaggtgccTTCCGAGTACGTCCCAGTACACTATCCTACTCTTTATCGTACTGCCTATACACTCCCTCAACACATTCGATCCTTGTTACCAGCTCATAGAGCATCATTTTCAGCACTCTCAAGTCATACAGAGAGTATCTACTGCGTTCAATCAGTGGGCGACTGGCTCATAACAGGTTCAAGAGATCGAAGCATCAAAATATGGAGGTTACCCCTTGTCaacaatgatgaagaagcgaaaCTTGTTACCACAGTACCCAATGCGCATAACGGAAGCATCTTGGGCCTCTGCTTTGAACTCGATGataaagagagaggattAGTACTTACTTCTTCGTCCGATTGTACTGCTTCCATCTGGTCTCTGGATTTATCGCCCTACTCTCAAAGGAAATCTGTAGCAGTGAACAAGTTGCAGACCCTTTTGCATCCTTTAGCAGTCCTTGATGTTGCCTTGACACCTTCATCCATTGTCACTGCCTCCAAGGATTGTCATGTCCGTGTCTACTCTCGAGACTCGTTCGAGCTTGTCCATTTACTCGCAGGACATCGCGGTCCAGTAAATTGCGTCACCCCTCGCAAGGTTGATTGGATGGTCAGCCGGGAGAAGGGTGAACggagggaagaagtcgTGTCTGCTAGTGGGGATGGGAGCTGGATAGTGTGGGATATCAAAAATGGATGCCAGCTCAGAAAGGGTGCTGATATTGGGAGAGGTCTGGCTTGCGTTGCATGGGAA GATGATTATATTCTCACGGGAGACAACGAGTGCCTTGTCAAGCTGTACGACGCGGAGACATGTGAACTACTCAAAGTATTCCAGGGGCACAGTAATCTTGTAAGAGCTGTGGCTTTGAGGGTAAGAGATGGGATGGCGATTAGTGGCAGCTACGATGAAAGTGTCATG ATTTGGGACTTGCATACTGGTCATCTAATCAAACGCCCAACGCTTGAACATCACTCCCTCATTTTCGACCTTGAAATGAGCTGTAAACGTTTGATACT GGTTGGACATGGGCATTCTGTGCAAGTATTGACCTGGGGCAAAGGCTTGCCTTATATTGATTTCTTTGTCTAA
- a CDS encoding vacuolar membrane protein, whose protein sequence is MALSPSHAGQTAPQWRQFTFFDVEDVKDEQDLAQSPRAIRQLTPPVVITTTAPKSPLSPSLIVSSSRNISILDKHFSVERSFTAWEQNGRATFLLEAAGLLVAIGEEEGSLWPLLKVWDLTKEDKKSAERRPALLRSVRIQHGQRPHPVSSVALTSNLSHLAIGLGDGTVLLYRHFLQSLTTSSSLTSFPKARVVHESHEPVTGLGFREHPPADKSTPNKSSSSHGFSLFIVTTNRVLSAPVSGKGETRTIDDVGCALGCAAMDSQRKEMVVARDEAIYLYGPDGRGACLAYEGPKSSISVSSHNLIITSPPFYPSAASASATVRHYAKPVANGESGSPDIAKITVFDLDNKVIGYSGTYSEGVRDVFCQWGGIYVYGGNGKLSRLDEQSTQTKLETLYRRNLYTLAITLARSQGLGEAGIADIHRRYGDYLYSKGDFDGAMDQFVKTLGFLQPSYVIRKFLDAQRIHNLTTYLQELHSRGLANPDHTTLLLNCYTKTSDRALLDQFIRTEARRPSSPAPGTGAGGREGELPFDLDTAIRVCRQAGFYEHAAYLAKKFDKHEDYLRIQIEDAGKVDEALRYLRGLGPKACEVNMVRYGRTLLQHEPEATTELLIDLCSGNLGKKKAAPEVDEKADGTAAGSGVNGSGPAMFSYLGYNKVTGFLSGDMPSGPTASEPNGAQDGPDAVKVGEDEREDATPSYVPASPRQYFAHFVDHRELFIHFLESVALNLWNQKVDPSSSNSSTVSAPKKDMNTPPPTDPTIIDQTAVWNTLLELYLSSSAEQSKQKALALIISDSTPYDPMHALVLCSSVGFREGMVRLWEGMGMYEDVLRFYMEEGQEAENGQGIPTSSKVFSHLEVYGPSHPHLYPLVLRYLTSSPAILTKHKEELSKILAKIDEYQIMPPLGVVQLLSRNGVVDIGSVKEWLRGKVEENEEEIESDKHLYDSYRSETAAKRKAILDRSNVSQPEVFQVTKCAACGGQLDLPSIHFMCKHSYHQRCLPDSDPECPICARQHSVIRELRRNQLRLADRHDLFLEEVHQAEDGFGVVADAFGRGLFGREGVDEKIEA, encoded by the exons ATGGCACTCTCGCCTTCCCACGCAGGCCAAACGGCACCTCAGTGGCGGCAGTTCACCTTCTTcgatgtggaagatgtcaaggaTGAGCAGGATCTGGCCCAATCGCCTCGAGCTATCAGG CAACTGACTCCACCAGTAGTAATCACCACGACAGCTCCTAAATCTCCCCTGTCACCGTCATTGATtgtctcttcatctcgaaATATCAGTATCCTCGACAAGCATTTCTCTGTCGAGCGATCGTTCACCGCCTGGGAACAAAATGGTCGGGCGACATTCCTCCTCGAGGCGGCCGGACTGCTTGTAGCTAtaggagaggaagaagggagtCTTTGGCCTTTGCTAAAGGTGTGGGATTTGACAaaggaggacaagaagagtgCAGAGAGAAGACCAGCGTTGCTCAGAAGCGTACGGATACAACATGGACAAAGACCTCACCCT GTATCTTCGGTGGCTCTTACGTCAAATTTATCGCATCTCGCTATAGGATTAGGAGACGGCACCGTCCTTCTCTATCGACACTTCCTCCAATCGCTGaccacttcttcatctctaACATCCTTTCCCAAGGCTCGCGTGGTCCATGAATCGCACGAACCAGTAACGGGTTTAGGATTCCGTGAACATCCACCAGCAGATAAATCAACACCCAACAAatcatcgtcctcccaCGGATTCAGTCTATTCATCGTTACGACGAACAGAGTATTGTCTGCTCCAGTGAGCGGTAAAGGCGAGACGAGGACAATAGATGATGTGGGATGCGCTCTTGGATGTGCTGCAATGGACTcgcagaggaaggaaatggtCGTGGCCAGAGATGAGGCTATATATCTCTATGGCCCTGATGGTCGTGGGGCTTGCTTGGCGTATGAAG GGCCCAAGTCATCTATATCAGTATCCAGTCATAATCTCATCATAACATCACCTCCATTTTACCCGTCtgctgcctctgcctccgCGACTGTCCGGCACTATGCCAAGCCAGTCGCAAACGGTGAATCAGGATCGCCTGATATAGCAAAGATCACAGTATTTGATTTAGATAACAAGGTCATTGGATATTCAGGAACTTACAGCGAAGGAGTACGGGATGTCTTTTGTCAGTGGGGAGGGATCTATGTGTACGGTGGTAATGGCAAG CTGTCTCGATTGGACGAACAATCCACCCAGACCAAGCTTGAAACACTATATCGGAGAAACCTGTACACCCTCGCCATCACCCTGGCTCGCTCACAAGGCCTTGGTGAGGCAGGTATCGCCGACATTCACAGACGATATGGTGATTATCTGTATAGTAAAGGTGATTTCGATGGGGCTATGGATCAATTTGTCAAAACATTAGGGTTCCTGCAGCCAAGTTATGTCATCCGCAAA TTCCTCGACGCACAAAGAATTCACAATTTAACGACCTATCTGCAAGAACTTCACTCTCGCGGTCTCGCCAATCCCGACCACACTACACTCCTTCTCAACTGCTACACCAAGACCTCCGACCGAGCGCTTCTCGACCAATTCATTCGTACTGAGGCCCGACGTCCTTCGTCTCCTGCGCCTGGAACTGGGGCTGGCGGACGGGAAGGAGAATTGCCTTTTGATTTAGATACGGCTATCCGCGTATGTAGGCAAGCAGGGTTCTATGAACATGCGGCATATCTGGCTAAGAAGTTTGATAAGCATGAGGATTATTTGAGGATTCAGATTGAAGACGCGGGTAAGGTTGACGAGGCTTTGAGGTACTTGAGAGGGCTGGGACCCAAAGCT TGCGAGGTGAACATGGTGAGATATGGGAGAACATTACTCCAGCATGAACCGGAAGCAACAACAGAACTCTTGATCGACTTGTGTTCTGGAAATCtggggaaaaagaaagctgCGCCCGAAGTCGATGAAAAGGCGGATGGGACGGCCGCCGGTAGTGGAGTGAACGGGAGTGGACCAGCAATGTTTTCGTATCTGGGGTACAACAAGGTGACTGGTTTCTTGTCTGGGGATATGCCTTCAGGCCCCACAGCGAGCGAACCCAATGGTGCTCAAGACGGACCCGATGCTGTCAAGGTTGGTGAGGACGAAAGGGAAGACGCGACCCCTAGCTATGTTCCAGCCTCACCGAGACAGTACTTTGCCCACTTTGTCGATCATCGCGAGCTTTTCATACATTTCCTGGAATCTGTCGCTCTGAACCTTTGGAACCAAAAAGTCgacccttcatcttccaattCCAGTACCGTTTCAGCTCCCAAAAAAGACATGAACACGCCTCCTCCCACGGATCCGACTATTATCGACCAAACTGCCGTTTGGAACACCCTTCTCGAGCTCtacctctcctcttctgccgaACAATCGAAACAGAAAGCACTCGCGTTGATTATAAGCGACTCAACACCCTATGATCCCATGCATGCGTTGGTTTTATGTTCCTCTGTAGGATTCAGGGAGGGCATGGTAAGACTttgggaagggatggggatgTATGAGGATGTCTTGAGGTTTTATATGGAAGAGGGACAAGAAGCCGAGAATGGACAAGGGATACCGACCTCGAGCAAGGTGTTCAGCCACCTTGAGGTATACGGCCCGTCACACCCACATCTGTATCCTCTTGTCCTTCGATACCTTACATCATCACCTGCTATCCTTACAAAACACAAGGAAGAGCTGTCTAAGATACTTGCCAAGATTGATGAGTATCAGATCATGCCGCCGTTAGGTGTCGTGCAGCTATTGAGTAGGAATGGGGTTGTGGATATTGGAAGCGTCAAGGAGTGGTTGAGAGgcaaggttgaggagaatgaagaggagattgagtCT gaCAAGCATCTTTACGACTCTTATCGTTCAGAAACTGCTGCCAAGCGGAAAGCTATCCTTGATAGGAGCAACGTATCTCAACCAGAAGTTTTCCAAGTCACAAAGTGTGCAGCGTGCGGCGGGCAGCTTGATTTGCCGAGTATACACTTTATGTGCAAGCACAGCTATCACCAAAG ATGTTTACCGGACTCTGATCCAGAGTGTCCCATCTGTGCTCGACAACACTCGGTTATCCGTGAACTTCGACGAAATCAGCTCCGCCTGGCGGACAGGCACGACCTGtttttggaagaagtgCATCAGGCAGAAGATGGGTTCGGTGTTGTGGCGGATGCGTTTGGGAGAGGGTTGTTTGGGCGAGAAGGGGttgatgaaaagattgagGCTTAA
- a CDS encoding solute carrier family 25 (mitochondrial phosphate transporter) member 3, whose translation MSPYRPNPFFSTTNSFFLPSVGDKVDSAIAQGKALGQDAQAKVQELGGKADLKYQDAKEAVKQTASPAPTGVDLYARFALAGALGCAVTHGALTPVDVVKTRIQLEPEVYNRGMVASFRQIIAKEGAGALLTGFGPTAVGYAIQGAFKFGGYEFWKKKAIDVLGIDTARENRQAVYLGASAIAEFFADIALCPLEATRIRLVSQPSFANGLAGGFLRILREEGPAAFYAGFGPILFKQVPYTMAKFAVYEVAVEKILKTTGKSKDSLTGGQLTGLNLTSGLIAGLAAAVISQPADTLLSKINKTKGAPGQSTTSRLVQMAGQLGVSGLFTGMTTRLVMIGTLTAGQFLIYGDIKKMLNATGGVEIAAIPK comes from the exons ATGTCTCCTTACAGGCCcaaccccttcttctccaccaccaactccttcttccttccttccgtCGGAGACAAGGTCGACAGCGCCATTGCCCAGGGCAAGGCTCTCGGCCAGGATGCTCAGGCCAAGGTCCAGGAGTTGGGCGGTAAGGCCGACTTGAAGTACCAGGATGCTAAGGAGGCCGTCAAGCAGACCGCCTCTCCGGCCCCTACCGGTGTTGACCTCTACGCTCG ATTCGCTCTTGCCGGTGCCCTTGGTTGTGCCGTCACTCACGGTGCTCTCACTCCCGTTGACGTTGTCAAGACCCGAATCCAGCTCGAGCCCGAGGTTTACAACAGG GGTATGGTTGCCTCTTTCCGACAGATCATCGCTAAGGAGGGTGCCGGTGCTCTTCTCACCGGTTTCGGCCCCACCGCCGTCGGTTACGCCATCCAGGGTGCCTTCAAGTTTGGTGG TTACGAgttctggaagaagaaggccatTGACGTCCTCGGTATCGACACCGCCCGTGAGAACCGACAGGCCGTGTACCTTGGTGCCTCTGCCATTGCCGAATTCTTCGCCGACATTGCTCTCTGTCCCCTTGAGGCTACCCGAATCAGGCTTGTctctcagccttctttcGCCAATGGTCTCGCTGGTGGTTTCCTTAGGATcttgagggaggagggtcCCGCTGCCTTCTACGCCGGTTTCGGTCctatcctcttcaagcAGGTTCCTTATACCATGGCCAAGTTCGCCGT CTACGAGGTTGCCGTCGAGAAGATTCTCAAGACCACTGGCAAGTCCAAGGACTCCCTTACTGGTGGCCAACTCACTGGTCTTAACCTTACCTCCGGTCTTATCGCCGGTTTGGCCGCTGCCGTTATCTCTCAGCCCGCCGACACCCTCTTGTCTAAGATCAACAAGACTAAGGGTGCCCCCGGCCAGTCTACCACCTCTAGGCTCGTCCAGATGGCTGGTCAGCTCGGTGTTTCCGGTCTCTTCACCGGTATGACCACTCGTCTTGTCATGATCGGTACTCTTACTGCTGGCCAGT TCTTGATCTACGGTGAcatcaagaagatgctCAACGCTACCGGCGGTGTCGAGATTGCCGCTATCCCCAAGTAA
- a CDS encoding N-acetyltransferase 10, translating into MRKQLDPRIPALINNGVKANHRSFFVMVGDKGRDQVVNLHFLLSQARVSSRPNVLWCYKKDLGFTTHRKKREAKIKRDVKRGIRDANEQDPFELFVTVTDIRYTYYKDSAKILGQTFGMLVLQDYEAITPNLLARTIETVEGGGIVVLLLKTMSSLKQLYAMAMDVHARYRTDAHQFVQPRFNERFILSLGSNPDCLVLDDELNILPLSKGKDIQIGKAGEEDDRGRKRKAEELKEMKENLEGVDIVGSLAKLAKTVDQAKAILTFVEAISEKNLSSTVALTAGRGRGKSAALGLAIGAALAHDYSNIFVTSPDPENLKTLFEFVFKALDALGYEEHIDYDVVQSTNPDFKKAIVRVNIFRGHRQTVQYISPEDSHVLGQAELVIIDEAAAIPLPLVRKLIGPYLVFMASTINGYEGTGRSLSIKLIQQLREQTRPSITKGNENTAANAAGSSSKAAAAGRSGAGLVRSLREIKLDEPIRYSPGDNVEKWLNNLLCLDATIVSKSIQGCPHPSKCELYYVNRDTLFSYHPASEVFLQRMMALYVASHYKNSPNDLQMLSDAPAHHLFVLLPPINENDNTLPDPLVVLQVALEGNISREAILKEMAQSGMRSSGDMIPWIISTQFQDNDFATLSGARVVRIATHPDYARMGYGSRAMEALESFYNGTLYNFDDVPVDMGESFADAAKVGPNANLQNDTIAIRDPSRMPPLLQRLSERKPETLDYLGVSFGLTRDLLKFWKKGGFTPLYASQKESALTGEHTFVMLKVLASAGGGGEWLGAFAQDFRHRFMNLLSYEAFKKFDASVALSILESTVPRNSPSPAPKLLTNTELSSLLTPFDIKRLESYADSMLDYHVVLDLVPTIASLFFGKKLATGLPPAQQAILLALGLQRKNVEALETELGITSTQTLALFGKLLRKMTKSLEDIQKASIASELPAEPTLAGRSVNGNKFVALQQTIEQDLADSAVQLNGEDDDATKKEQRELLDTLNMEEFAIGQGGDWTEAEKQVERLASGKGGARLSSTVSVKVDKLVDDDKAKMVKGKDAGAKDAKKKRRESGGEKGGKKKMRRE; encoded by the exons atgaggaagcagcTCGACCCGCGCATCCCAGCGCTCATCAACAATGGTGTTAAGGCGAACCACAGGAGCTTCTTCGTTATGGTCGGCGACAAGGGACGAGACCAG GTGGTGAACCTGCACTTCCTCTTGTCCCAAGCAAGAGTATCTTCCAGACCGAATGTTTTGTGGTGCTATAAGAAGGATTTAGGTTTTACAAC TCATCGCAAGAAGCGAGAAGCCAAGATCAAGCGTGACGTAAAGCGTGGTATCAGAGACGCCAATGAGCAAGACCCGTTCGAGCTGTTTGTCACAGTGACAGATATCCGATACACCTACTACAAGGACAGCGCGAAGATTCTCGGTCAAACTTTCGGGATGCTCGTTTTGCAAGATTATGAAGCAATCACACCCAATCTGTTAGCGAGGACCATTGAAACAGTCGAAGGTGGTGGTATCGTTGTACTGTTGTTGAAGACAATGTCCAGTTTGAAGCAGTTGTACGCTATGGCCATG GACGTTCACGCTCGATACCGAACAGACGCCCACCAATTTGTTCAGCCCCGTTTCAATGAACGATTTATTCTTTCACTCGGCTCAAATCCAGACTGTCTAGTTCTCGACGATGAACTCAACATTTTACCTCTTTCCAAGGGAAAGGATATTCAAATAGGCAAGGctggcgaagaagacgaccgggggaggaagagaaaggcagaggagctcaaggaaatgaaggaaaatCTGGAAGGTGTAGACATTGTTGGTTCTCTTGCCAAGTTGGCAAAGACTGTGGACCAGGCCAAGGCTATCCTGACTTTTGTCGAGGCCATTTCCGAGAAAAACCTTTCATCTACTGTTGCTTTGACTGCTGGTCGAGGCCGAGGTAAATCCGCGGCTCTTGGTCTCGCCATCGGCGCAGCCCTCGCTCATGACTACTCCAACATCTTTGTCACTTCCCCTGACCCCGAAAACCTCAAGACTTTGTTTGAGTTCGTCTTCAAAGCCCTTGATGCGCTGGGCTACGAGGAACACATTGACTATGATGTCGTTCAAAGCACAAACCCTGATTTCAAAAAGGCTATTGTGAGGGTTAATATCTTCAGAGGACACCGACAAACCGTTCAATACATCTCTCCCGAAGATTCTCACGTTCTCGGCCAAGCTGAGCTTGTCATCATTGACGAAGCTGCCGCCATTCCTCTCCCCCTTGTTCGTAAACTCATCGGCCCCTATCTCGTGTTTATGGCCTCCACTATCAACGGTTACGAGGGTACTGGTCGATCATTGTCCATCAAGCTTATTCAGCAACTCCGTGAACAGACAAGACCGTCAATTACTAAGGGTAACGAGAATACTGCCGCCAACGCTGCtggttcatcttccaagGCTGCGGCTGCCGGTCGATCGGGTGCTGGTCTCGTGAGATCTCTTCGTGAGATCAAGCTTGATGAGCCTATCCGTTATTCCCCCGGAGACAATGTTGAGAAGTGGTTGAACAACCTTCTCTGCCTCGATGCCACCATTGTTTCTAAATCTATCCAAGGATGCCCTCACCCTTCCAAGTGCGAGCTTTACTATGTCAACCGCGacactctcttctcttatCACCCCGCTTCAGAGGTATTTTTGCAAAGGATGATGGCGCTCTACGTTGCTTCTCACTACAAGAACTCTCCCAACGACTTGCAAATGCTTTCCGATGCTCCCGCTCACCACCTTTTCGTCCTCTTGCCTCCTATCAACGAGAACGACAATACCCTCCCTGACCCCCTTGTCGTCCTTCAAGTCGCACTTGAAGGTAACATCAGCCGAGAAGCTAtcttgaaggagatggcTCAATCGGGTATGCGATCATCGGGAGATATGATCCCCTGGATCATTTCCACTCAGTTCCAGGACAATGACTTTGCCACGCTTTCAGGAGCGAGAGTAGTGAGGATTGCTACGCATCCTGACTATGCCAGGATGGGTTATGGATCAAGGGCGATGGAGGCGTTGGAGAGTTTCTACAATGGGACTTTGTACAATTTTGACGATGTCCCTGTTGATATGGGCGAATCATTTGCTGATGCTGCCAAGGTTGGACCT AATGCCAACCTCCAAAATGACACCATCGCCATCCGTGACCCCTCACGTAtgcctcctctcctccagcGTTTGTCCGAGCGTAAACCCGAGACTTTGGACTACCTCGGTGTCTCCTTCGGCCTTACCCGTGACCTACTCAAGttctggaagaagggtggttTCACACCGCTGTACGCAAGCCAGAAGGAGAGTGCGTTGACTGGCGAGCACACGTTTGTGATGCTCAAGGTTTTGGCGAgtgctggtggtggtggggagTGGTTGGGTGCTTTTGCTCAAG ACTTTAGACATCGATTCATGAACCTTCTTTCATACGAGGCATTCAAAAAGTTTGACGCCTCTGTCGCGCTCTCTATCCTCGAATCTACGGTCCCTCGTaactctccttcccctgcTCCCAAACTTCTCACCAACACCGaactctcttctctccttaCTCCGTTCGACATCAAGCGTCTTGAATCTTACGCAGACAGCATGCTCGACTACCACGTCGTCCTCGACCTTGTGCCTACCATCGCTTCCTTATTCTTCGGCAAGAAGCTTGCAACCGGTTTACCACCTGCCCAGCAAGCCATCTTGCTCGCTCTAGGgttgcagaggaagaatgttGAGGCGCTTGAAACTGAATTGGGTATCACTTCCACTCAAACTCTTGCGCTGTTTGGAAAGCttttgagaaagatgacAAAATCTTTGGAAGACATTCAAAAGGCTTCCATCGCGTCTGAACTCCCTGCCGAACCGACTCTTGCTGGCCGATCAGTCAACGGCAACAAGTTTGTCGCGCTTCAGCAGACTATCGAACAAGATCTTGCCGATTCTGCGGTGCAGCTGAAcggcgaagatgatgatgcgacaaagaaggagcagagggAGCTGTTGGATACTCTTAACATGGAGGAGTTTGCGATTGGCCAGGGGGGTGATTGGACAGAGGCTGAAAAGCAAGTTGAAAGACTTGCATCTGGTAAAGGCGGGGCGAGACTGTCCAGCACAGTCAGCGTTAAAGTGGACAAGCTTGTCGATGATGACAAGGcaaagatggtgaagggcaaggatgCAGGTGCCAAGgatgcgaagaagaagaggagagagagcggaggggagaagggcggaaagaagaagatgaggagggagtAA